The Halotia branconii CENA392 region TCCTTTTCCTTACTGAAGTGTTTGGATATCATTCTAGCCTCTAGCCCCTAGTTCTTTTCTTACTAAAGTGTATTGTACACAACCAAGAAGCGGTATATTAAAAGTCATCTAATTACAGCTGAGAAATTAATAACTCTAAGGTAGAAGCCATCGCCTCTACACTATATTTTTCTAGACATCTTTCTCTAGCTTTTTGACCTCGTTCGTTAGCTAAATCTAAATTTTTAAATATCAAATTAATTTGTTCAGCAATTTGTTCGGGTGCAACAGGTTCAACTAAATAACCAGTATCGCCTAAAATTTCGGGGATATCTCCAACTCGCGTTGATAATACAGGTTTAGCCATTGCCATCCCATCTGTCAACTTTAACGGAAATTGGGCGCGAGCAGTCAAATTATCTCGCTGAGGAACAACTACAATATGAGCCGCTGCTACTACATCAGGCATAGTTTCTACAGGACATTTGGGTAATTTGATAATCCAATGTCCCCATTTTTGAATCAGGCGATCGTCATAATTATCATAAGGACTACCACCGACAATTACTAATCTTAAATCTGGCTGATTTAACTGATCTAAAGCTATTAAAACATCTTCAACTCCTTTATGTGGTCGTGGTGCGCCAGGAAACATCAAAACTCGATAATCAGAAAGACCATAACGCTTTCTACTTTCATCAGCATCATATTTATGGGGATCAAACATGGCAGTATCTTTACCATTAGGTACGTAAACACCACCAAAGCGTTCTTGCAAAAATTGAGTATCTATTGTGATGGCATTGGCACGATTTACTAAACTTTCCATCCACTTAAGATAAAGCGGATGATCGGGAAATCTTAATGCACCATCTTTTTTAAAGAGATCTCTATATAATTGCTTCAAATTGGGGCGATATTTCCAGTCATCACCTCCATACCAACTGAGTTCCCAATCATCCATATCTAAAATTACAGGACGACTGCTACCGAATTTTTTAATTAAAGATAAACCAAAACTTGTAGGCTTAGGTTTTACTGCATAAATAATATCTCCATCTAACTTATTTAAAACTTTTTGAGCTGCTAGAAAAAACTCAGGATATTTTTTGCCATTAATGGAAATAACCGAGATGTTAGCCGGAGGAATCGCATAGAGTTCTTTACCGAATAATAATCCTACAATCTCTACTTGATAATTCAGCTTGTTTAAGACTTGACCTAATAAAAACGCTCGAATTGCACCTCCTCCAGATAAATCACTTACAACTAACGAAACTTTAGTTTTCATTATATTTACTCACTATGGCTATGATTAATCACCTCTTACACAGCTTTTGTTTGCTTTTTAATTCCAGAAAACATAGAGATGATTTTTTTTAACCGTGGGCCTCTATATTGTTCATAGAGTAAAGATTGAGGAATAATTAGTCTAATTAGGTAAATAATTTTAATTAAAATATTATGATTAATTTTAATATTGTTATTTAATAAATAAAAAGGAGGATAAAATATTTTTATAAGTCTATCAAAACTATTTTTATCTTTTTCTTTAATTGCTTCTTTGATTAAAAAAGTAATCCCAGGTTGGCAAAAAGTAATCAAATTTTTATGCTTTTTAGCAACTGTTTCATATAAAATAGTATAATAATTCTTCATGTAAAACCAATTATTAGTTCTGTTAGATTCATGTTTTGTATAAAACGTTCCTACTATAGGTGTATATACAAAATTAACTTCTGCGACTAAAAGATCTAATGTAAAATCTCTATCTTGTAGAGCTTTAAGATCCTCATCAAACATTTTTTTATTGAAAACGCTTCTGTGCATTAATAAACATTGCTGAAGCAAAGGAAATGGAGAATCTGCTAAAAAATCGGGCAGCAGTAAGCGTTGTATCAATTTTTCTTTTGCTAGAGAGGAAATAATGTTAGTTTCTCGCTTAATAATATTCTGATTACTATCTAAATACACTCTTTCATAATCGCAGTAAAATATTGTATTTTCTGCCGCGACGTTGCTTAAATAATTTAATTGAAATCTGGTTTTATCTTCATGAATCCAATCATCAGGATCTAAGCATTGAATCCACTCGCCTTGAGATTTATTAATACCTAAATTTCTGGCAGATGACACTCCTCCATTTTCTTTATAAAAATACTTGACTCGTGAATCTCTACCCACTAAATCTTCACTTACTTGACGAGTGTTATCAGTTGAACCATCATCTATAATCAGACATTCTAAATCAGTTAATGTTTGGTTCAGAACACTTATAACACACTTTTCTAAATAGTTAGCTCGATTAAAGCAAGGTAAAATAAATGAAACTAATGGAGCCATAATAGATAATTTAATCCTTTAACACTTCTCATAAATTAATGTATAAAAATAATAAATTTACCCATTGTTAACTAATTTAAGCTATAGTATTTTTAATTAATTTATGTATGCGATCGCTCCTTGCTAATTGTTGAAATATATAAAAAATTTTTCAATTGAAGGAAACACCTTAAAATGAATAATTCTATCAAAAAGGTATTGTTTTTCTGAGTATTTTGAAAGTAGAAAACGACACAACAAATTTAACTTCATATTTGTTTTTTACCTAGAGAAATTTCACTGATAAATCAAAAAAGGTTTAGCTATTTTTTATTATATTTTAAGTGTAAGTACGGTTGTATATTATCATAGCCAATGGTTAACAGAGTAATAAAATTATACTGAACAACTTATAAGTAGTTAAAATAGCTAGTGAATCTAGTTTAGTTACTTACTGAAGTATACAGTTGTAACGTAATACCGAGTATTTATTGTTAAGGGAGGCAGAAGTAATGCAGGTAATCCGTCTAGCGGTACTTTCAGATAACTACATATTCTTACTGCACGACCGCAAACAAAATATTGCCGCTGTTGTTGATCCAGCAGAAGCTGAACCAGTACTTAAACAGCTGAAAGATTTACAAGCAGAGTTAGTCGCAATTTTCAACACCCACCACCATAGCGATCATGTGGGTGGTAATCGCCAGCTTATAAAACAATTCCCCCAAGTGACAGTTTATGGTGGAGTCGAAGATCAAGGCAGGATTCCTGG contains the following coding sequences:
- a CDS encoding glycosyltransferase family 4 protein codes for the protein MKTKVSLVVSDLSGGGAIRAFLLGQVLNKLNYQVEIVGLLFGKELYAIPPANISVISINGKKYPEFFLAAQKVLNKLDGDIIYAVKPKPTSFGLSLIKKFGSSRPVILDMDDWELSWYGGDDWKYRPNLKQLYRDLFKKDGALRFPDHPLYLKWMESLVNRANAITIDTQFLQERFGGVYVPNGKDTAMFDPHKYDADESRKRYGLSDYRVLMFPGAPRPHKGVEDVLIALDQLNQPDLRLVIVGGSPYDNYDDRLIQKWGHWIIKLPKCPVETMPDVVAAAHIVVVPQRDNLTARAQFPLKLTDGMAMAKPVLSTRVGDIPEILGDTGYLVEPVAPEQIAEQINLIFKNLDLANERGQKARERCLEKYSVEAMASTLELLISQL
- a CDS encoding glycosyltransferase family 2 protein; protein product: MAPLVSFILPCFNRANYLEKCVISVLNQTLTDLECLIIDDGSTDNTRQVSEDLVGRDSRVKYFYKENGGVSSARNLGINKSQGEWIQCLDPDDWIHEDKTRFQLNYLSNVAAENTIFYCDYERVYLDSNQNIIKRETNIISSLAKEKLIQRLLLPDFLADSPFPLLQQCLLMHRSVFNKKMFDEDLKALQDRDFTLDLLVAEVNFVYTPIVGTFYTKHESNRTNNWFYMKNYYTILYETVAKKHKNLITFCQPGITFLIKEAIKEKDKNSFDRLIKIFYPPFYLLNNNIKINHNILIKIIYLIRLIIPQSLLYEQYRGPRLKKIISMFSGIKKQTKAV